ATTGGATAAGAATCTATTCCACTGCCAGTTAATAACACATATAAGATGTATCGAGaaacacaaaaatatatatatcttctccTAGCTGATAGGAAACTAAGACAAAGAAGGGCAGCTGTGAGACTCAGTCTCATTTACCAAGGCAACACACATTCCTTGTGTAATCTCTGAGTAACCAAGTTCAAGAAGTTATCAGGGTTTTCaattctcttttcttttatttgtctAAGAATGAAAAGTGTCACCATCGCTCCACCTGACTGTTATAATCTTCAGTAACAGCTTCTTCCTTCTGCCACTGGTGCACTCTTTGCTCCCGGAGTAGCCTCCGCTCCTCCCGCCGTTTTTGCCGGTTCTTCTGGTGCTCCTCTTGCTTGGAGTACTGAAAACGTTGGAGAAAGAGGTCTTTAGCATATTCATAAAGCTGCATGTCCAGGAAGTTCAACACCTCTATGCGTTTCCGGGCCCCTTCATCAATATCCACATTAGAGGCCCGGGTAATATTGAACTGGGTGAATGGGGAAATGAACTTAAGGTTGAATGTCCTCTCAAAGAGATACTGTGTTTTCCTCTGAAACTCTGTGAGTCCAAAAAAGGCCATGTTTTTCAGGTTGTTCTTGGCGCTTTGGAGAAGGATCATATTTCTCTCACTTTCATTCATAAAAGTCAAGTTGTAACATCCAACCAGGCTCAGGTCTGCCAGCATGCGAACCTGGCGGTTGTTAGCCAGGTTGTAACCACAATCCATGAACTCCTGCAAGCTGACTCCAGACCAATCATCCCCTAGGTAACAGGTAGGCAGCTCATCTGGCGTTGGACTTCTTCCATCACACATGTGGAGGGAAGTTTTCCACGTTGCACCTCTCTGGACATGTTTCCATTCACTCAAATACCGTGACACTGGATCCCTCAGCATTGTGATGTAATAGAAGTTCCtgcaacaaatttttaaaaacacagttttAGGATTCAGCAGCTTTTACTCTTATTAAtcagcaatttttatttttctctgacGAAATGCTACACTTGATCTTAGCCAAAAAACACTggatcagtgcagctgcaccgcttAAGTGAAAATGCTCCTACGCCAGCAGGAGAGCTTTttccatcagcatagttaatccacctggCGCGAGGCAGTAGTGGTTGATGAGAGAagttctcccgctgacatagcactgtctacactcgGGGGTAGATTAATATAAGtgtgtcactcagaggtgtggattttttacacccctaagcgacatagttatacccctataaatctgtagtgtagaccttgcCTTAACTTTTTCAAATGGACCAATGCACTTGTAAAACTTAAGCCTATAGAACATTCCTAGCAACCATGACATGTGGGTAATAAAATAGTCACTTTCAAGAAGGTGGACCGAGGACACATTTTTAGCCCTAACCCATTTATCCATCCGTTCTTCATCACGGTGGTTTTTGAGGCACTTACTAGTTCTGAAAGAAGAAATAAGTAACATTAACTACCTCCCAGTGACAAACACAGTAGCACAAAGTGCAAACCTTAACGCATGGTGAATACTGTGAACAAACTAGAAGGCAGTTTGTTTTTCGTGAttaattctttttattaattttcatccATTGGTGATTAAGGAGATATTCTAGAAAACAAGCTGCAAAcagaagagggattttttttttgatttcGAGGAAAGGAGAGTCTAACCACAACTAATTGTGCAGTGTTCCTCAATTTACAGAGACCGTGACAAATCCAATTGTACTCAATACACTCTTTTTTATATGCTGGTATTTAGCAATATCGGAATCAATGGGAGAAGATATTCACAACAGTTCAAAGATAAAACAGTGAAACTGTTATTGTGTCCTTTGAGGATTTACTGTGATGAGCATTACAGGCCACAAAGATGTGAATTCTCTCACTACTCTTGTACATAATGAGAAAATATTAATCCTGTCACCTGTCTTCTGGACTGAGACAATATGACTCTCTACAGCACATGGTTAGAATATATGAGCAGCCTGGACAATACCAACTGGATGCTGCAACTGCCGTAAATAATGCAATGTGGAAGATTTTGGCATGACCTGCCAACTTGGAAATGGGTCATTAAATAGGTTACATTGAGGCTAATGACAGGACTAAAATCCATTTACATGACTTAATTTGAGTTGAGAGATGGATTAAAACTAGTTATGATCATGGATACTAAAAAAATCACTCACTGTTGATGAGTGTAAAGGTTAACATGTTCAGTTGTTATCTGTCAGGAATACAAAAAAGATACTAAAATCTACCTGACATCAAATAGAACAAGAAACTGCAAACCTCAGTTTGTCAATTTATCTTTTAGTTGCCACATTGAGAGTTTCTACATCTAGTTATGGCAATGTGAAAAAGACTGAAATTGAGTATACCTAAACAATCTTTCATGTAACACATTTACTGTTGAAGATTTTATTCAATAACAACTTAACCTAAATTATAGGGTGATATAAAAAGAAGATAAAACCAAAATACTTTATAACTTTTGTCAGCTGGAATAGCATCTAAAAGTCCATGAGTAAAATTAACACAGCTAGTGTGGTACAAAAATAGGAGTTTGCATGACTCATCTGGCTCTGAACAGTACATTAATAAATTATGAGTCTCCAACATCTGATCCACTGAAATTACCCTAAGATTTCTTCAGACAACCATGATCTCAAGAGGCTTTTTATTGAACCTACCCAACACTCAAAAACAAGTGGTGTTGGAGACACACACTGCTGAAACAATGAATACTTTGAGAGTTCATCTTTCAGAAGATCTCACTTTAGTTGAATGAAAAATCCAGAAACTATTCAGAATTGCTGGGTGTAATGTCCTTCCTATCCAGATCATCACAGCATATCACCCTTTTCTAAATGCTGAATGACTTCCACCGCTTCTCCAGACGCCCTAAAGCTTGGCAAATAAAATTGAGACATACGCCcaagggcggctccaggcaccagcgcaccaagcgtgtgcctggggcggcaagctgcggggggcggcctgccggttgccgtgagggtggcagtcaagctgccttcggcggcatgcctgcgggaggtccaccggtcccgcggcttcggcggtgggtacgctgaatcggcgttaccagcggacctctgaaagctgcctgactgtcgtgcttggagcggcaaaatacatagagccacccctgcataCGGCAAATTCTTGCTAAAATATGCTGGTATCTCCACCAGTTCAGAGCAATTAGAAGGCGGGAGGgatcaaaaaaatttttttttctgtcttattcaCTCAATCAATGACCTTCCTGCACAAGAactatactgtattttccacaatGATGTTACAGTGTCAAAAGTGTTGATTGTGCATTGCTACAGTATCTCTTCCTGGACTACTATCTTCTAGAAGCAGCTGCTCCAGAAATGATTTCACAGCAGAAGGGATATACATTTTTTGAACGAGCAAGAAGGGGCATGGAGCGGGGAGTGTCCTTGTGTGTATTGCTATTACAATTTGGATTAGGAATTGTATGATTGTCGTAATGTTTGGCAAAGCTGAGGAGGGACTGTATGGCATAAATAATTTGTTCTTTGTGCTGGTACCCAGTTCCATACTATCTAACAGCAGTTTCATCACGCTCTGTTGGGGTACTTATACAGATCCTGTCATCATAGTTCCTGAGCATCCCATGACCATTCATAAATGGATATTCCCAGAAACATCCACTTTGACTACAGTACCTATAAACTACGAAGTAGTAGAAATTATTTCCCTTGAGCTGCAGTTATATTTGGCTGTAGAGGACTTTGGCTTCCAAGGGCTGTTAGAAAATATTGAGCAATGCTTTTCCTTCTCAAGAAAAATGTTCTTCTTCACCATCACTCTGCTTTGTGTTTATGAGAACAGATTAAGACATGCTTTCAGGCAAGCAGACAGAGTTTTGATATGTTACAAGTGAGACCTGGAAAAACAGCCAAACTATTGCATATCCTTCTCTGCCACTCAACAGCTTTGAGcataaaaaaattgtatttcagCTTCTCGGCCTGGGATCAACATTTTTGCAACTGCTACCAGCATCACTAAGCAAACATACTGGCTGCAACACTAAAGAAAACAGCTGTGCTCAAAGTGGCTGAAACACACAATGCTGAGAACACTCAAAGGCAGCTGGAATGTCTGGCGAACATTTGGATCACCTCACAGGGGCTTATACAAGGCTTCTTCCTCATATTGTTGCCCTCTCTCTCTGGGATAGTATTGGATGTTAATGTATATGTTAAAATATTGCTATTGATGGTTATTTATGCCTTTAATAATGTTTCAGCCTTTCCTCACCAACCTATGGCATTTTCATTCTGGTGTGCCTCAGGGCAATGACACCTAGTGAAAGTAAACCTTTCAGGGCATAAATCATTTCCATCTCATTACTGGCTGTGCGGATGTATTTGCTGTTCTCTAATGGAATATGAGCTAAAAAGCAGAATCTGAAACAAATACAGTGAAATGAATGAGGAAATGCCTTTGTATGATTTACACAAATTTCCTTGTGACTAGCCAAGAAACTTTCTTCCTTTACTATATTTACTGTATGATTATCGAGCTTTTCAGTGGTCTGTcaaaactaaggccttgtctacaccacaggggaaattcgatctaagctacgcaatttgagttatgtgaatagcgtaactcaaatcgacgtagcttagatctacttaccatgcatttatgtcggcaaaacttttgtcactcaagggtgtgaaaaaaaacacacccctgagcaatgtaagtagCCAACATAAATGCTAATCTAGACATGGTGTAAGTTAAGCAGCTATGTTTTAGGGTGCTTATTTGAACTTTGAACCTTTATCTTCCATCACTGGAGTTTGTATGTATTTTTGCTATATTGACAGTCAGGTCTGatgcttgtgtgtgtttttagagTGTTCTATTATTGCAATGACACATAATGTTACCCCAATGCAGTTTATGAGTGGGAGAACGCAAGACATAATGGGTATTTGGTCTGGTAGGCACTAGATCTTTAATAGcctgaaaagtgttttgtttttcatgttcTCTTGTCTTCTATACATGCATCTCCCATGTAAGAGACAGGATACTTATGAGTTCTAGTCAAGGAGTCACCTCAGAATTCTTTTATTGGGGCAGAAGCAAGGGCTTAGATATCCTGAGACTGGCGTAGGTTTCCAAATGACGGTGCCTCTACATTAGCTCCTGTTAGAAAGCCAGATGGGTGGAAAGAGGGATCTGTtgctgcagaggaagcattcaTGTCATGGATTTGCCTGGGAGTAGAAGGAATTTTGTGGCCCTAGGACattgatacattttttaaaaaaaaactacactAAAACACCTTAAGTTGTACACACAAGCCTC
The DNA window shown above is from Trachemys scripta elegans isolate TJP31775 chromosome 1, CAS_Tse_1.0, whole genome shotgun sequence and carries:
- the HS6ST3 gene encoding heparan-sulfate 6-O-sulfotransferase 3, which codes for MDERLHKWLLPPLLTLLFVLIMYQYVSPSCPGAACPRRPPATHRGAPARGAQQPQEEGAAALPRLVPKFPFARAELCRRVQFDMRGRDVIVFLHIQKTGGTTFGRHLVRNIRLEQPCYCRAGQKKCTCHRPGGDKDTWLFSRFSTGWSCGLHADWTELTSCVPAAMDKKQTSQKLKRNFYYITMLRDPVSRYLSEWKHVQRGATWKTSLHMCDGRSPTPDELPTCYLGDDWSGVSLQEFMDCGYNLANNRQVRMLADLSLVGCYNLTFMNESERNMILLQSAKNNLKNMAFFGLTEFQRKTQYLFERTFNLKFISPFTQFNITRASNVDIDEGARKRIEVLNFLDMQLYEYAKDLFLQRFQYSKQEEHQKNRQKRREERRLLREQRVHQWQKEEAVTEDYNSQVERW